The sequence below is a genomic window from Mycobacteroides abscessus ATCC 19977.
CCAGCCAGTTCCGAGATCGCACCACCCTGCACGGCGAACACCTTGCCGCTCAGCGGGCATTTCTCGGATGCCAAGTACGCCACTAGGGGCGAAATGTTGGCCGGGCTGAATAGGTCAACCTCCCCGTCTTCTGGTTCACCCATCAGAGCACCCATGCCAGGCGTGGCCAGAGTAAGTCTGGTGCGCGCGATCGGCGCTATGGCGTTGACCCGCACGCCGTAGCGCTCCAATTCTTCGGCGGCGACCAATGTCAACGCCGCAATGCCCGCCTTGGCCGCACCATAGTTCGCTTGCCCTGCATTGGGAACTGTCAATCCCGATCCCGATGCGGTGTTGACGACGGCGGCATTCGGCTGACTACCGTCCTTGCTCTGCGACTTCCAGTACGTTGCCGCGTGCCGGAGCACCGAAAAGTGGCCCTTGAGATGCACAGTCAATACGCTGTCCCATTGGGATTCATCCATGCCCGCAATGAATCCGTCCCGCAGAATACCGGCGTTGTTGACCACCACATCCAAGCCCCCGAACTCACTGATGGCCTGCTCAATCAGCCCTGCGGCGCCGTCCCAGGTAGCGATGTTATCGGTGTTCGCGACGGCTTTGCCTCCCGCAGAGACAATTTCGTCAACAACCTGGTGCGCAGGCCCCGCGTCGGCGCCCTCGCCCTCGTTACTGCCACCCAGGTCGTTCACGACGACACTGGCTCCCTCACGGGCGAACAACAGCGCGTGTTCGCGTCCGATACCGCGACCGGCACCGGTGATGACGGCGACCCGTCCTTCCAAAACTCCCACCTGAATACTCCTATGCGATTGGGCTAGTCAGCGATGACGGCCAGGCCGTCTGTGATGGCGAACTCCTCGCCGTTCTCTCCGGTTCGCGCGGTCTCGAATGCGTACGACGTCGCATACCCGATGCGGCCGGTCTGCCAGATACGAGTTTCCAGGTCGTCTCCGGGAAACACCATCTTGGAGAATCTCACCGCGAATCTCTTGAGCCGATTGACATCAGACCCACCAACTTCGGTAAGCACGGCCCATGAGGTAAA
It includes:
- a CDS encoding SDR family oxidoreductase, which encodes MGVLEGRVAVITGAGRGIGREHALLFAREGASVVVNDLGGSNEGEGADAGPAHQVVDEIVSAGGKAVANTDNIATWDGAAGLIEQAISEFGGLDVVVNNAGILRDGFIAGMDESQWDSVLTVHLKGHFSVLRHAATYWKSQSKDGSQPNAAVVNTASGSGLTVPNAGQANYGAAKAGIAALTLVAAEELERYGVRVNAIAPIARTRLTLATPGMGALMGEPEDGEVDLFSPANISPLVAYLASEKCPLSGKVFAVQGGAISELAGWHDVKTIETEDIWQIDDIAVRLP